A stretch of the Panicum virgatum strain AP13 chromosome 9N, P.virgatum_v5, whole genome shotgun sequence genome encodes the following:
- the LOC120690806 gene encoding F-box/LRR-repeat protein At3g48880-like isoform X1, with product MYLTIFCSTTGFLLRMGENKWMGKRWEDMDTDVLVKIFKELNLVELSPVSQVCRLWRSACSDPLIWGTLDFGLLKSNFIQTRASPYIWVDDRSDKRLARILRVAMAISCGNVNCMIFHYNLYMRDEHLHFISKSRSPHLKRLVMPAWNRITRVGICQAIQRWQELESLTMPTIGHPLYIMEEIGRSCKNFTELKVMGSFDHQFAFAILQFLPKLKVLSLRCSKVTMDALQSLLHSMEYLEVLNISHSLLLVIAANGRKQVVHELDGQILERASRLREFHYCQSRTCIACQRMVVDEGIMRWYRYEDWFWRRDEVRSLDLQDYGKLFDAGCERLTSVE from the exons ATGTATTTAACTATTTTTTGTTCCACTACAGGATTTTTGTTAAGAATGGGAGAGAATAAATGGATGGGCAAAAGATGGGAGGACATGGACACTGATGTCCTTGTGAAGATATTCAAGGAATTAAATTTGGTTGAGCTGTCACCAGTATCTCAAGTTTGTCGATTGTGGCGTTCGGCCTGTTCAGATCCACTTATTTGGGGCACTCTTGACTTTGGATTGCTAAAATCTAATTTTATTCAGACAAGAGCGTCACCATATATTTGGGTTGATGATAGGTCTGACAAGAGACTTGCAAGGATACTACGGGTGGCTATGGCAATTAGCTGTGGGAATGTCAATTGCATGATATTCCATTACAATTTGTACATGAGAGATGAGCACCTTCATTTCATTTCAAAAAG CAGATCTCCTCACCTAAAACGATTGGTTATGCCAGCATGGAACCGCATAACCAGAGTGGGAATATGCCAAGCTATCCAAAGGTGGCAAGAGCTGGAGTCCTTGACAATGCCTACCATCGGACATCCTCTGTATATTATGGAAGAGATAGGCAGAAGCTGCAAGAATTTCACAGAACTTAAGGTCATGGGCTCATTTGATCACCAATTTGCCTTTGCGATTTTGCAATTCCTTCCAAAGCTAAAAGTATTGAGTCTTCGTTGCTCGAAAGTGACCATGGATGCACTGCAGTCTTTACTGCACTCGATGGAATATCTTGAGGTTCTGAATATTTCCCACTCCCTGCTGTTGGTCATCGCGGCAAATGGGCGGAAGCAAGTGGTTCATGAGCTGGATGGCCAAATTCTCGAGAGAGCTTCACGGCTGCGTGAATTCCACTACTGCCAGAGCAGGACGTGCATTGCATGCCAGCGGATGGTGGTGGATGAAGGCATCATGCGCTGGTACAGGTACGAGGATTGGTTTTGGCGTCGAGATGAGGTCAGGTCCCTTGACCTGCAAGATTATGGGAAGCTATTTGATGCTGGTTGCGAGAGGTTGACGTCTGTAGAGTAG
- the LOC120690806 gene encoding F-box/LRR-repeat protein At3g48880-like isoform X2 yields the protein MYLTIFCSTTGFLLRMGENKWMGKRWEDMDTDVLVKIFKELNLVELSPVSQVCRLWRSACSDPLIWGTLDFGLLKSNFIQTRASPYIWVDDRSDKRLARILRVAMAISCGNVNCMIFHYNLYMRDEHLHFISKRSPHLKRLVMPAWNRITRVGICQAIQRWQELESLTMPTIGHPLYIMEEIGRSCKNFTELKVMGSFDHQFAFAILQFLPKLKVLSLRCSKVTMDALQSLLHSMEYLEVLNISHSLLLVIAANGRKQVVHELDGQILERASRLREFHYCQSRTCIACQRMVVDEGIMRWYRYEDWFWRRDEVRSLDLQDYGKLFDAGCERLTSVE from the exons ATGTATTTAACTATTTTTTGTTCCACTACAGGATTTTTGTTAAGAATGGGAGAGAATAAATGGATGGGCAAAAGATGGGAGGACATGGACACTGATGTCCTTGTGAAGATATTCAAGGAATTAAATTTGGTTGAGCTGTCACCAGTATCTCAAGTTTGTCGATTGTGGCGTTCGGCCTGTTCAGATCCACTTATTTGGGGCACTCTTGACTTTGGATTGCTAAAATCTAATTTTATTCAGACAAGAGCGTCACCATATATTTGGGTTGATGATAGGTCTGACAAGAGACTTGCAAGGATACTACGGGTGGCTATGGCAATTAGCTGTGGGAATGTCAATTGCATGATATTCCATTACAATTTGTACATGAGAGATGAGCACCTTCATTTCATTTCAAAAAG ATCTCCTCACCTAAAACGATTGGTTATGCCAGCATGGAACCGCATAACCAGAGTGGGAATATGCCAAGCTATCCAAAGGTGGCAAGAGCTGGAGTCCTTGACAATGCCTACCATCGGACATCCTCTGTATATTATGGAAGAGATAGGCAGAAGCTGCAAGAATTTCACAGAACTTAAGGTCATGGGCTCATTTGATCACCAATTTGCCTTTGCGATTTTGCAATTCCTTCCAAAGCTAAAAGTATTGAGTCTTCGTTGCTCGAAAGTGACCATGGATGCACTGCAGTCTTTACTGCACTCGATGGAATATCTTGAGGTTCTGAATATTTCCCACTCCCTGCTGTTGGTCATCGCGGCAAATGGGCGGAAGCAAGTGGTTCATGAGCTGGATGGCCAAATTCTCGAGAGAGCTTCACGGCTGCGTGAATTCCACTACTGCCAGAGCAGGACGTGCATTGCATGCCAGCGGATGGTGGTGGATGAAGGCATCATGCGCTGGTACAGGTACGAGGATTGGTTTTGGCGTCGAGATGAGGTCAGGTCCCTTGACCTGCAAGATTATGGGAAGCTATTTGATGCTGGTTGCGAGAGGTTGACGTCTGTAGAGTAG
- the LOC120690806 gene encoding F-box/LRR-repeat protein At3g48880-like isoform X3, protein MGENKWMGKRWEDMDTDVLVKIFKELNLVELSPVSQVCRLWRSACSDPLIWGTLDFGLLKSNFIQTRASPYIWVDDRSDKRLARILRVAMAISCGNVNCMIFHYNLYMRDEHLHFISKSRSPHLKRLVMPAWNRITRVGICQAIQRWQELESLTMPTIGHPLYIMEEIGRSCKNFTELKVMGSFDHQFAFAILQFLPKLKVLSLRCSKVTMDALQSLLHSMEYLEVLNISHSLLLVIAANGRKQVVHELDGQILERASRLREFHYCQSRTCIACQRMVVDEGIMRWYRYEDWFWRRDEVRSLDLQDYGKLFDAGCERLTSVE, encoded by the exons ATGGGAGAGAATAAATGGATGGGCAAAAGATGGGAGGACATGGACACTGATGTCCTTGTGAAGATATTCAAGGAATTAAATTTGGTTGAGCTGTCACCAGTATCTCAAGTTTGTCGATTGTGGCGTTCGGCCTGTTCAGATCCACTTATTTGGGGCACTCTTGACTTTGGATTGCTAAAATCTAATTTTATTCAGACAAGAGCGTCACCATATATTTGGGTTGATGATAGGTCTGACAAGAGACTTGCAAGGATACTACGGGTGGCTATGGCAATTAGCTGTGGGAATGTCAATTGCATGATATTCCATTACAATTTGTACATGAGAGATGAGCACCTTCATTTCATTTCAAAAAG CAGATCTCCTCACCTAAAACGATTGGTTATGCCAGCATGGAACCGCATAACCAGAGTGGGAATATGCCAAGCTATCCAAAGGTGGCAAGAGCTGGAGTCCTTGACAATGCCTACCATCGGACATCCTCTGTATATTATGGAAGAGATAGGCAGAAGCTGCAAGAATTTCACAGAACTTAAGGTCATGGGCTCATTTGATCACCAATTTGCCTTTGCGATTTTGCAATTCCTTCCAAAGCTAAAAGTATTGAGTCTTCGTTGCTCGAAAGTGACCATGGATGCACTGCAGTCTTTACTGCACTCGATGGAATATCTTGAGGTTCTGAATATTTCCCACTCCCTGCTGTTGGTCATCGCGGCAAATGGGCGGAAGCAAGTGGTTCATGAGCTGGATGGCCAAATTCTCGAGAGAGCTTCACGGCTGCGTGAATTCCACTACTGCCAGAGCAGGACGTGCATTGCATGCCAGCGGATGGTGGTGGATGAAGGCATCATGCGCTGGTACAGGTACGAGGATTGGTTTTGGCGTCGAGATGAGGTCAGGTCCCTTGACCTGCAAGATTATGGGAAGCTATTTGATGCTGGTTGCGAGAGGTTGACGTCTGTAGAGTAG
- the LOC120690806 gene encoding F-box/LRR-repeat protein At3g48880-like isoform X4: MGENKWMGKRWEDMDTDVLVKIFKELNLVELSPVSQVCRLWRSACSDPLIWGTLDFGLLKSNFIQTRASPYIWVDDRSDKRLARILRVAMAISCGNVNCMIFHYNLYMRDEHLHFISKRSPHLKRLVMPAWNRITRVGICQAIQRWQELESLTMPTIGHPLYIMEEIGRSCKNFTELKVMGSFDHQFAFAILQFLPKLKVLSLRCSKVTMDALQSLLHSMEYLEVLNISHSLLLVIAANGRKQVVHELDGQILERASRLREFHYCQSRTCIACQRMVVDEGIMRWYRYEDWFWRRDEVRSLDLQDYGKLFDAGCERLTSVE; this comes from the exons ATGGGAGAGAATAAATGGATGGGCAAAAGATGGGAGGACATGGACACTGATGTCCTTGTGAAGATATTCAAGGAATTAAATTTGGTTGAGCTGTCACCAGTATCTCAAGTTTGTCGATTGTGGCGTTCGGCCTGTTCAGATCCACTTATTTGGGGCACTCTTGACTTTGGATTGCTAAAATCTAATTTTATTCAGACAAGAGCGTCACCATATATTTGGGTTGATGATAGGTCTGACAAGAGACTTGCAAGGATACTACGGGTGGCTATGGCAATTAGCTGTGGGAATGTCAATTGCATGATATTCCATTACAATTTGTACATGAGAGATGAGCACCTTCATTTCATTTCAAAAAG ATCTCCTCACCTAAAACGATTGGTTATGCCAGCATGGAACCGCATAACCAGAGTGGGAATATGCCAAGCTATCCAAAGGTGGCAAGAGCTGGAGTCCTTGACAATGCCTACCATCGGACATCCTCTGTATATTATGGAAGAGATAGGCAGAAGCTGCAAGAATTTCACAGAACTTAAGGTCATGGGCTCATTTGATCACCAATTTGCCTTTGCGATTTTGCAATTCCTTCCAAAGCTAAAAGTATTGAGTCTTCGTTGCTCGAAAGTGACCATGGATGCACTGCAGTCTTTACTGCACTCGATGGAATATCTTGAGGTTCTGAATATTTCCCACTCCCTGCTGTTGGTCATCGCGGCAAATGGGCGGAAGCAAGTGGTTCATGAGCTGGATGGCCAAATTCTCGAGAGAGCTTCACGGCTGCGTGAATTCCACTACTGCCAGAGCAGGACGTGCATTGCATGCCAGCGGATGGTGGTGGATGAAGGCATCATGCGCTGGTACAGGTACGAGGATTGGTTTTGGCGTCGAGATGAGGTCAGGTCCCTTGACCTGCAAGATTATGGGAAGCTATTTGATGCTGGTTGCGAGAGGTTGACGTCTGTAGAGTAG
- the LOC120693157 gene encoding membrane steroid-binding protein 1-like, with translation MAVAELWETLKQAIFAYTGLSPVAFFTAIAVAAVLYHVVSGLFAPPPPPPPRPREVPEAEPLPPPVQMGEVSEEELRQYDGSDPKKPLLMAIKGQIYDVTQSRMFYGPGGPYALFAGKDASRALAKMSFEPEDLTSDISGLGPFELDALQDWEYKFMSKYVKVGTVKKTVPVEDGNTASTAAAETSETAPKAPATEEKPREVAAEEVKEKEAAADEGAKES, from the exons atggcggtggcggagctGTGGGAGACGCTGAAGCAGGCGATCTTCGCGTACACGGGGCTGTCCCCGGTGGCCTTCTTCACGGccatcgcggtggcggccgtgctGTACCACGTCGTGTCGGGGCTCTtcgcgcccccgcccccgccgccgccgcgcccgcgggaGGTGCCCGAGGCGGagccgctcccgccgcccgtGCAGATGGGGGAGGTCTCCGAGGAGGAGCTCCGCCAGTACGACGGGTCCGACCCCAAGAAACCGCTCCTCATGGCCATCAAGGGCCAGATCTACGACGTCACCCAGAGCAG AATGTTCTATGGACCTGGTGGACCGTACGCTCTATTCGCTGGTAAAGACGCCAGCAGGGCCCTAGCCAAGATGTCCTTCGAGCCAGAGGACTTAACCAGCGACATCTCTGGCCTTGGTCCCTTTGAGCTGGACGCCCTGCAGGACTGGGAATACAAGTTCATGAGCAAGTACGTGAAAGTTGGTACCGTCAAGAAGACTGTCCCCGTTGAAGATGGAAACACCGCAAGCACAGCTGCTGCTGAAACCAGTGAGACCGCACCCAAGGCACCAGCAACTGAGGAGAAGCCGAGGGAGGTAGCTGCGGAGGAAGTGAAGGAGAAGGAAGCTGCCGCTGACGAAGGCGCCAAGGAGAGCTAG